The [Pseudomonas] carboxydohydrogena genome includes a window with the following:
- a CDS encoding AAA family ATPase: MTQIPVFDATSPSDLNRALAEIEKALDNASPVLDEPVETEPSTSDTLDVETPPDFNIPAFSQLIGIRTEVYDQIRNALKSGKRHLMFYGPPGTGKTSLAELVAGHLYNSHRMVTGSSDWSSQDIIGGYQPAGDGSIRFSKGILLEHFDKPLIIDELNRCDIDRVLGPLFTVLSGQPTTLPYLRNPADENSERFVILPAAKANAKQHEFAPTQNWRLLATLNSIDKASLYQMSYALTRRFAWILVDAPEDLNQFVRDFGALKGYWSEEPPESAKSPIADIWSIVNDIRPMGAAPFIDVMAYCKAAAPDFNFFVGAEGESKSIYLSAFQVSILPMLDGVAHEQANRIAVNISNVLGLTTDSKEAKELTRKLLSLAL, translated from the coding sequence ATGACACAGATTCCCGTCTTTGATGCTACTTCCCCATCGGACTTGAACCGAGCACTCGCCGAAATCGAAAAGGCGCTCGACAATGCATCGCCTGTGCTTGACGAACCTGTCGAGACTGAACCGTCCACTAGCGACACGTTGGATGTTGAGACGCCCCCCGACTTCAACATTCCAGCATTTTCCCAGCTAATCGGCATTCGGACTGAAGTTTACGATCAGATTCGCAATGCTCTTAAATCGGGCAAGCGGCATTTGATGTTCTATGGGCCCCCCGGTACGGGGAAAACATCACTGGCAGAGCTTGTTGCTGGGCACTTGTACAATTCGCATAGGATGGTGACCGGGTCTTCCGATTGGTCGTCGCAGGATATCATTGGAGGCTATCAGCCTGCTGGCGATGGTAGCATTAGGTTTTCCAAGGGAATTTTGCTGGAGCACTTTGATAAGCCTCTAATCATCGACGAGTTAAATCGCTGTGATATCGATCGCGTGCTCGGGCCACTATTTACCGTGCTCAGCGGACAGCCAACTACGCTCCCCTATCTGCGAAATCCGGCAGATGAAAATTCGGAGCGTTTCGTAATCCTCCCGGCAGCCAAAGCCAATGCCAAACAGCATGAGTTCGCCCCTACGCAAAACTGGCGGCTGTTGGCTACCCTCAATAGCATTGATAAGGCCTCGCTATATCAGATGTCATATGCGCTCACTCGGCGCTTCGCGTGGATATTGGTCGATGCACCGGAGGACCTAAATCAATTCGTCCGCGACTTCGGTGCATTAAAGGGATATTGGAGCGAAGAACCTCCAGAGAGTGCAAAGTCCCCAATCGCTGATATTTGGTCGATCGTTAATGACATACGTCCCATGGGCGCCGCGCCCTTCATCGATGTCATGGCATATTGCAAAGCGGCGGCTCCAGACTTCAATTTCTTCGTGGGAGCAGAGGGGGAGAGCAAGTCGATTTATCTCAGTGCATTCCAAGTATCGATCTTGCCTATGTTAGATGGCGTCGCTCACGAGCAGGCAAATAGAATCGCCGTCAACATTTCGAATGTACTGGGTCTGACCACTGATTCAAAAGAAGCGAAAGAGCTTACGCGAAAGTTATTATCGTTGGCGCTATGA
- a CDS encoding DUF6538 domain-containing protein — MAALSYMQRRASGTYEFRKRLPESLAGKPAPSHMREDFSDLINTKTGYFKRELVRSLATKNLNEAKRRDHQAALKASELFDAAVKALAPPAVTVQPVALDLKQLGDDVFANLLANDEAERTEGDDRRHLQTPEDRARWSHLVDMPPSTQIGMTPDHFYAYGELLSDLEDDFRAAYAQRDPKIVYPETTRELQKCGIHLNKSSPEFQKAALVVLEAHVRAYDAMGKRQRGEIVPTPVAVRKFTEESGSKFSQELGPKLSEAMASWAAGGSAHNAKKPNANTVTEAEQAFRYFKELHGDLRLGEITREKAREFRDAIAKVPASLPRDLRKLPLPELLKRDLSTFKPRMATTVNKIVQVLGGIVSRAEREGFLDKVPGFVNPFGKAIRYTVDAHQTRRKHFEKSDLKAIFTSPVYAENERPVGGGGEAAFWFPLIGLLSGMRLDEIAQLRICDLRQDEDTKRWYFDIDRTGGRSTKTT; from the coding sequence ATGGCGGCTTTGAGTTACATGCAGCGGCGTGCATCGGGCACCTACGAATTTCGAAAAAGGCTGCCGGAGTCATTGGCCGGAAAGCCTGCCCCGTCACATATGCGGGAAGACTTCTCCGATCTGATCAACACCAAGACAGGATACTTCAAGCGCGAACTTGTTCGCTCGCTCGCTACGAAGAATTTGAACGAGGCGAAGCGGCGTGACCATCAGGCGGCCTTGAAGGCGTCTGAGTTGTTCGACGCAGCCGTGAAGGCCCTCGCGCCTCCTGCGGTGACGGTGCAGCCGGTGGCTCTCGATCTGAAGCAACTTGGCGACGATGTCTTTGCGAACCTCCTTGCGAACGATGAGGCCGAGCGGACCGAGGGCGATGACAGGCGGCATCTGCAGACGCCTGAAGATCGTGCTCGATGGTCCCATCTCGTGGATATGCCGCCAAGCACCCAGATAGGAATGACGCCGGATCATTTTTATGCCTATGGCGAGTTGCTGTCGGACTTGGAAGACGACTTTCGCGCTGCCTATGCGCAACGAGACCCGAAGATCGTTTACCCGGAGACCACCAGAGAGCTTCAGAAATGTGGCATTCATCTGAATAAATCCTCGCCGGAGTTTCAGAAGGCAGCCCTCGTCGTCCTTGAGGCTCACGTGCGGGCCTATGACGCAATGGGTAAGCGCCAGCGTGGGGAAATCGTTCCGACGCCGGTAGCAGTCAGGAAATTTACTGAAGAGTCAGGCTCAAAGTTTTCCCAAGAGTTAGGCCCAAAGCTTTCCGAGGCGATGGCTTCTTGGGCTGCTGGTGGTTCGGCGCATAATGCCAAGAAGCCGAATGCCAACACCGTGACAGAGGCGGAGCAGGCCTTCCGATATTTTAAGGAGCTTCACGGTGATCTGCGGCTTGGTGAAATCACCCGCGAGAAGGCCCGCGAGTTTCGCGATGCCATTGCCAAGGTACCTGCATCATTGCCGCGTGATCTACGCAAGCTGCCCTTGCCAGAGTTGCTGAAGCGAGACCTCTCTACGTTCAAGCCTCGTATGGCGACAACGGTAAACAAGATCGTGCAGGTGCTTGGTGGAATCGTCTCGCGGGCTGAACGTGAAGGCTTTCTCGACAAGGTACCGGGCTTCGTGAATCCTTTTGGCAAGGCCATTCGGTATACCGTCGACGCTCATCAAACGCGGCGCAAGCATTTCGAGAAGTCCGATCTCAAGGCAATCTTCACGTCGCCGGTCTATGCGGAAAACGAACGGCCAGTCGGTGGTGGTGGGGAAGCGGCATTCTGGTTTCCGCTGATTGGCCTGCTGTCCGGTATGCGTCTAGATGAAATCGCCCAGCTACGGATATGCGACCTCCGGCAGGACGAAGATACGAAGCGATGGTACTTCGACATTGATCGCACCGGAGGGCGCTCCACAAAGACCACATGA
- a CDS encoding RluA family pseudouridine synthase, producing the protein MQGSSSNHRGAESTGERRIITAPAAGKSPGQSPGQSQRLDRVLAEQVEDLSRTRLKALIVAGHVSIGGAPILDPAYQVKADETIIIEVPPAVPPEPEGENIPLDIVYEDDDLLVLNKPKGLVVHPAAGHETGTLVNALIAHCGASLSGIGGVKRPGIVHRLDKDTTGLMVVAKNDRAHQSLTAQFADHGRTGALRRGYMAFVWGAPSRPHGTIDQPIDRHPFAREKMAVRQGGRHAITHWEMLESFEGADGKPLAALLACQLETGRTHQIRVHLGHIGHPLIGDDVYGSGFRTKANHLGGAARTVVAALGRQALHAYLLQIEHPATGEIMNWQSGLPEDLVLLQSALRAAA; encoded by the coding sequence ATGCAAGGGTCTTCTTCAAATCACCGGGGTGCGGAAAGCACCGGCGAGCGCCGCATTATCACAGCTCCCGCCGCAGGCAAATCGCCAGGCCAGTCGCCAGGCCAGTCTCAACGGCTCGACCGCGTGCTCGCCGAACAGGTCGAGGACCTGTCACGCACCCGGCTGAAAGCCCTGATCGTGGCCGGCCATGTCAGCATCGGCGGCGCTCCGATCCTTGATCCCGCCTATCAGGTCAAGGCGGACGAGACGATCATCATCGAGGTTCCGCCCGCCGTCCCCCCGGAGCCGGAAGGCGAGAACATCCCGCTCGACATCGTCTACGAGGACGACGATCTCCTCGTGCTCAACAAGCCGAAGGGGCTCGTGGTGCATCCGGCGGCGGGGCACGAGACCGGCACGCTGGTCAACGCGCTCATTGCCCATTGCGGCGCAAGCCTTTCCGGCATCGGCGGGGTGAAACGCCCCGGCATCGTGCACCGGCTCGACAAGGACACCACCGGGCTGATGGTGGTTGCCAAGAACGACCGCGCTCATCAATCGCTCACGGCGCAGTTCGCCGACCATGGCCGCACCGGCGCGCTGCGGCGCGGCTACATGGCGTTCGTCTGGGGCGCACCCTCACGGCCGCACGGGACCATCGACCAGCCGATCGACCGCCATCCCTTCGCACGGGAGAAAATGGCGGTGCGGCAAGGCGGCCGGCACGCCATCACCCATTGGGAGATGCTGGAGAGTTTCGAGGGAGCGGACGGCAAACCGCTCGCCGCCCTGCTCGCCTGCCAGCTCGAGACCGGGCGGACCCACCAGATCCGCGTCCACCTCGGCCATATCGGACATCCCCTGATCGGCGACGACGTCTATGGCTCGGGCTTCCGCACCAAGGCCAACCATCTGGGCGGAGCCGCCAGAACTGTGGTGGCGGCTCTCGGCAGGCAGGCCCTTCATGCCTACCTCCTCCAGATCGAACATCCGGCGACAGGAGAAATAATGAACTGGCAATCGGGGCTGCCGGAGGATTTGGTTCTCTTGCAGAGCGCCCTGCGCGCGGCGGCTTGA
- the rpoH gene encoding RNA polymerase sigma factor RpoH — MARAATLPVLNGESGLSHYLAEIRKFPMLEPQEEYMLAKRWREHDDRDAAHRLVTSHLRLVAKIAMGYRGYGLPISEVVSEGNVGLMQAVKRFEPEKGFRLATYAMWWIKASIQEYILRSWSLVKMGTTANQKKLFFNLRKAKSKISALEEGDMREDQVKLIAKRLGVTERDVIDMNRRLGGDASLNAPIRDDGEPGEWQDWLVDTSPNQEAIMAESEEYDHRRNALTGAMGVLNPRERRIFEARRLAEEPMTLEDLAAEFGVSRERVRQIEVRAFEKVQAAVKSTVARQEQAALEAAY; from the coding sequence ATGGCCCGTGCAGCCACTTTGCCGGTTCTCAACGGAGAGTCCGGTCTTTCCCATTACCTCGCCGAAATCCGCAAATTCCCCATGCTTGAACCGCAGGAGGAATACATGCTCGCCAAGCGTTGGCGCGAGCATGACGATCGGGATGCGGCGCATAGACTCGTAACCAGCCATCTGCGGCTCGTGGCGAAGATCGCCATGGGCTATCGCGGCTACGGCCTGCCGATCTCCGAGGTCGTCTCGGAAGGCAATGTCGGCCTGATGCAGGCGGTGAAGCGCTTCGAGCCCGAAAAGGGATTCCGCCTCGCCACCTACGCGATGTGGTGGATCAAGGCGTCGATCCAGGAATACATCCTGCGTTCGTGGTCGCTCGTGAAAATGGGCACCACCGCGAACCAGAAGAAGCTGTTCTTCAACCTGCGCAAGGCCAAGAGCAAGATCTCGGCGCTGGAAGAAGGCGACATGCGCGAGGATCAGGTCAAGCTGATCGCCAAGCGTCTCGGCGTCACCGAGCGCGACGTGATCGACATGAACCGCCGCCTTGGTGGCGACGCCTCGCTCAATGCGCCGATCCGCGACGACGGCGAACCTGGCGAATGGCAGGATTGGCTGGTCGATACCTCGCCCAACCAGGAAGCCATCATGGCGGAGAGCGAGGAATACGATCACCGCCGCAACGCGCTGACCGGCGCGATGGGCGTGCTCAATCCGCGCGAACGCCGCATCTTCGAGGCGCGGCGCCTGGCCGAAGAGCCGATGACGCTCGAGGACCTCGCCGCCGAATTCGGCGTCTCGCGCGAGCGCGTGCGCCAGATCGAGGTCCGCGCTTTCGAGAAGGTGCAGGCCGCGGTGAAGAGCACCGTGGCGCGCCAGGAGCAGGCGGCACTCGAGGCCGCTTACTGA
- a CDS encoding formyltransferase family protein: MRITLAGSRHFGVKTLEMLLAHGVEIAGVIVADGEDRLAAAGRAAGLHVHVQAHPKAIEASEIPPGTDLIITAHSHAKVTEDALAASRLGGIGYHPSLLPRHRGIAAVEWTINEGDPVTGGTIYHLAEKMDGGAIAAQEWCFVKKGETARELWERALAPLGLKLMARVIDHAKAFGSLPSKPQDEQFATQAPRIKAPAEA, encoded by the coding sequence TTGCGGATTACGCTCGCCGGCTCCCGTCATTTCGGAGTTAAGACGCTTGAGATGCTGCTCGCGCATGGCGTGGAGATCGCGGGCGTGATCGTGGCCGACGGCGAGGATCGTCTGGCCGCGGCCGGCCGCGCCGCGGGGCTACATGTTCACGTGCAGGCCCACCCCAAGGCGATCGAAGCCTCGGAGATTCCGCCGGGTACCGATCTCATCATCACCGCGCACAGCCACGCCAAGGTGACGGAAGATGCGCTCGCGGCCTCGCGTCTGGGCGGCATCGGCTATCATCCCTCGCTGCTGCCGCGCCATCGCGGCATCGCCGCGGTCGAGTGGACGATCAACGAAGGCGATCCGGTAACGGGCGGCACGATCTATCATCTCGCCGAGAAGATGGACGGCGGCGCGATCGCCGCGCAGGAATGGTGTTTCGTCAAGAAGGGCGAAACCGCGCGTGAATTGTGGGAGCGCGCGCTGGCGCCGCTCGGGCTGAAACTGATGGCGCGCGTGATCGATCACGCCAAGGCGTTCGGCTCGCTGCCGTCCAAGCCGCAGGACGAGCAGTTCGCGACGCAGGCTCCGCGCATCAAGGCTCCCGCCGAGGCGTAA
- a CDS encoding adenylosuccinate synthase, giving the protein MTNVVVVGAQWGDEGKGKIVDWLSEQADIVVRFQGGHNAGHTLVINGKTYKLALLPSGVVRSSKLSVIGNGVVFDPQAFVTEVERLKEQGVAVSPDNLRVAENVTLILPLHRELDAVRENASKATAIGTTQRGIGPAYEDKVGRRAIRLMDLADPQTLPHKIERLLSHHNALRRGLSLKEIDAGEVLKDLVQVAPQVLPYADTVWNLLDHKRREGKRILFEGAQGALLDVDHGTYPYVTSSNTAAAQAATGSGMGPSALGYVLGICKAYTTRVGMGPFPTELTDATGELIGQRGREFGVNTGRKRRCGWFDAVLVRQTVRTCGIHGLALTKLDILDGFEEIKVCVGYELDGKEIDHLPAGEGAQARVKPIYEAIEGWQEPTANARSWADLPAQAIKYVRRVEELVGCSVALLSTSPEREDTILVQNPFEA; this is encoded by the coding sequence ATGACTAATGTTGTGGTCGTCGGCGCTCAATGGGGCGACGAAGGGAAGGGCAAGATTGTCGATTGGCTGTCAGAGCAGGCTGACATCGTCGTTCGTTTCCAGGGCGGGCACAATGCCGGCCATACGCTTGTCATCAACGGCAAGACCTACAAGCTCGCGTTGCTGCCGTCCGGCGTGGTGCGATCCTCGAAATTGTCGGTCATCGGCAATGGCGTGGTGTTCGATCCGCAGGCCTTCGTCACGGAAGTGGAACGGCTGAAGGAGCAGGGCGTCGCGGTATCTCCCGACAATCTGCGCGTCGCCGAGAACGTCACATTGATTCTGCCGCTGCATCGCGAGCTCGATGCGGTGCGCGAGAACGCCAGCAAGGCGACCGCGATCGGTACCACCCAGCGCGGCATCGGCCCGGCCTATGAAGACAAGGTCGGCCGCCGCGCGATTCGCCTGATGGATCTCGCCGATCCGCAGACCCTGCCGCACAAGATCGAGCGGCTGCTGTCGCATCACAATGCGCTGCGCCGTGGGCTTTCGCTCAAGGAGATCGATGCGGGCGAGGTGCTGAAAGACCTCGTGCAGGTCGCGCCGCAGGTGCTGCCTTATGCCGACACGGTCTGGAATCTGCTCGATCACAAGCGCCGCGAGGGCAAGCGCATCCTGTTCGAGGGCGCGCAGGGCGCGTTGCTCGATGTCGACCACGGTACTTATCCTTACGTCACATCCTCCAACACGGCGGCGGCGCAGGCGGCGACCGGCTCGGGCATGGGCCCGAGTGCGCTCGGCTACGTGCTCGGCATCTGCAAGGCTTACACCACGCGCGTCGGCATGGGTCCGTTCCCGACGGAACTGACGGATGCGACCGGCGAACTGATCGGCCAGCGTGGCCGCGAGTTCGGGGTCAACACCGGCCGCAAGCGCCGCTGCGGCTGGTTCGATGCGGTGCTGGTTCGCCAGACCGTTCGCACTTGCGGCATCCACGGCCTCGCTCTGACCAAACTCGACATTCTCGACGGCTTCGAGGAGATCAAGGTTTGTGTCGGCTACGAGCTCGATGGTAAAGAGATCGACCATTTGCCGGCAGGCGAGGGGGCTCAGGCGCGGGTCAAGCCGATCTATGAGGCCATCGAGGGCTGGCAGGAACCGACCGCGAACGCGCGTTCGTGGGCCGATTTGCCGGCGCAGGCGATCAAATATGTCAGGCGGGTTGAAGAACTCGTGGGATGTTCGGTCGCCCTGCTTTCCACGAGCCCCGAACGCGAAGATACTATTCTGGTGCAAAACCCATTCGAGGCATGA
- a CDS encoding DMT family transporter: MTPPKPLFPSFRLMDRPYLLLSLTMLFWAGNIVIGRYAAGQIPPMALSYLRWQLAFLSLLPFAWSDLLGDWPTIRRNLGMMILLAFTGVATFNTLGYWSLQYTTALNALLLQSSGPLYVALFALVLFNVRLTWMQAFGIVISLTGVLTIILQGQLSALLQIHFNKGDIGYTVALFVFGLYSALASRRLALKQLSFLAFNCGVGSLFILPLFVWEMASGRVTPLNAHTIPILIYVAIFPSTLAYLFYNRGIELIGANRSAPFLHLIPVFGSAMAIGLLGEEPHLYHIVGYALVFAGVVIAARKPKQPE, from the coding sequence ATGACCCCGCCAAAGCCGCTTTTTCCGTCTTTCCGCCTGATGGACAGGCCCTATCTGCTGCTCTCTCTCACCATGCTGTTCTGGGCGGGAAACATCGTCATCGGCCGCTATGCCGCCGGGCAGATTCCGCCGATGGCATTGTCATACCTGCGCTGGCAATTGGCCTTCCTCTCCCTGCTGCCCTTCGCATGGTCCGACCTCCTTGGGGACTGGCCGACCATTCGCCGAAACCTCGGCATGATGATCCTGCTCGCCTTCACCGGCGTCGCGACCTTCAACACGCTGGGCTACTGGAGCCTGCAATACACCACGGCGCTCAACGCGCTGCTGCTGCAATCCTCCGGCCCGCTTTACGTGGCGCTGTTCGCGCTGGTGCTGTTCAACGTGCGCCTGACATGGATGCAGGCGTTCGGCATCGTGATTTCGCTGACGGGCGTGCTGACCATCATCCTGCAAGGCCAGTTGTCGGCGCTGCTGCAAATTCACTTCAACAAGGGCGACATCGGCTACACCGTGGCGCTGTTCGTGTTTGGGCTTTATTCCGCGCTCGCCTCGCGGCGGCTGGCGCTGAAGCAGCTTTCCTTCCTCGCATTCAACTGCGGGGTCGGTTCGCTGTTCATCCTGCCGCTGTTTGTGTGGGAAATGGCGTCCGGCCGCGTCACGCCGCTGAACGCCCACACCATTCCGATTCTGATCTACGTCGCGATCTTCCCCTCGACGCTCGCTTACCTGTTCTACAATCGCGGCATCGAACTGATCGGCGCCAACCGGAGCGCACCGTTCCTGCATCTGATCCCGGTGTTCGGCTCTGCGATGGCGATCGGACTGCTCGGCGAGGAGCCGCATCTGTATCACATCGTCGGCTACGCGCTGGTGTTCGCCGGCGTGGTGATCGCCGCGCGCAAGCCGAAGCAGCCTGAATAA
- the serA gene encoding phosphoglycerate dehydrogenase has product MTKPKVLISDALSPAAVQIFKDRGVEVDFQPALGKDKDKLAEIIGNYDGLAIRSATKATAKILANAKNLKVIGRAGIGVDNVEIPAATARGIIVMNTPFGNSITTAEHAITLMLALAREIPQADASTQAGKWEKNRFMGVEITGKTLGVIGCGNIGAIVADRALGLKMKVVAFDPFLSPERARDIGVEKVELEDLLKRADFITLHTPLTDKTRNILDATAINKTKKGVRIINCARGGLVDEAALRAALDSGHVAGAAFDVFVEEPAKANVLFGHPNVICTPHLGASTSEAQENVALQVAEQMSDYLLTGAISNAINFPSITAEEAPKLKPFIELAEKLGSFAGQLTESNIAKVQITYEGAVAEMKVKALTAAALSGLLRPMLGDVNVVSAPVVAKERGMVVDEVLRAAESDYESLITVTVTTDNMERSVSGTVYADGAPRLVNIKGIRVDAEFGKSMIYITNEDKPGFIGQFASMLGDAKVNIATFHLGRNQQGGDAIALVEVDGQVPQEVLAKVAKLPHVKQAKALTF; this is encoded by the coding sequence ATGACCAAACCAAAAGTTCTCATTTCAGACGCGTTGTCTCCCGCCGCCGTGCAGATCTTCAAGGATCGCGGCGTCGAGGTGGATTTCCAGCCGGCGCTCGGCAAGGACAAGGACAAGCTCGCCGAAATCATCGGCAACTATGATGGCCTCGCCATCCGCTCCGCCACCAAGGCGACGGCGAAGATTCTCGCCAACGCCAAGAACCTCAAGGTGATCGGCCGCGCGGGCATCGGCGTCGACAACGTCGAAATCCCGGCCGCCACCGCGCGCGGCATCATCGTGATGAACACGCCGTTCGGCAATTCCATCACCACCGCCGAGCATGCCATCACCCTGATGCTGGCGCTGGCACGCGAGATTCCGCAGGCCGATGCCTCGACGCAGGCGGGCAAGTGGGAGAAGAACCGCTTCATGGGCGTCGAGATCACCGGCAAGACGCTCGGCGTGATCGGCTGCGGCAACATCGGCGCGATCGTCGCGGACCGCGCGCTCGGCCTGAAGATGAAGGTGGTCGCGTTCGATCCGTTCCTGTCGCCGGAGCGCGCCAGGGATATCGGCGTGGAGAAGGTCGAACTCGAGGACCTGCTCAAGCGCGCCGACTTCATCACGCTGCACACGCCGCTGACCGACAAGACCCGCAACATTCTCGACGCCACCGCGATCAACAAGACCAAAAAGGGCGTGCGCATCATCAATTGCGCGCGCGGCGGCCTGGTCGATGAGGCGGCATTGCGCGCGGCGCTCGACAGCGGCCACGTCGCGGGCGCGGCATTCGACGTGTTCGTCGAGGAGCCGGCCAAGGCCAACGTGCTGTTCGGCCATCCCAATGTGATCTGCACCCCGCATCTCGGCGCATCCACTTCGGAAGCGCAGGAGAACGTCGCGTTGCAGGTCGCCGAGCAGATGTCGGACTACCTTCTCACCGGTGCGATCAGCAACGCGATCAACTTCCCCTCGATCACGGCGGAAGAAGCGCCGAAGCTGAAGCCGTTCATCGAACTGGCCGAAAAGCTCGGTTCGTTCGCGGGCCAGCTCACCGAGAGCAACATCGCCAAGGTGCAGATCACCTATGAGGGCGCGGTTGCGGAGATGAAGGTGAAGGCGCTGACGGCGGCGGCATTGTCCGGCTTGTTGCGTCCGATGCTGGGCGACGTCAACGTCGTGTCCGCGCCGGTCGTCGCCAAGGAGCGCGGCATGGTGGTGGACGAAGTGCTGCGCGCCGCCGAAAGCGATTACGAAAGCCTCATCACCGTCACCGTGACCACGGACAACATGGAGCGTTCGGTGTCGGGCACGGTGTATGCCGATGGCGCGCCGCGTCTGGTTAATATCAAGGGCATCCGCGTCGATGCCGAGTTCGGCAAGTCGATGATCTACATCACCAACGAGGACAAGCCTGGCTTCATCGGCCAGTTCGCCTCGATGCTCGGCGATGCCAAGGTGAACATCGCGACCTTCCATCTCGGCCGCAATCAGCAGGGCGGCGACGCTATCGCGCTGGTCGAGGTTGATGGACAGGTGCCGCAAGAGGTCCTTGCCAAGGTCGCGAAGCTGCCGCACGTGAAGCAGGCCAAGGCGCTGACGTTCTGA
- a CDS encoding phosphoserine transaminase: protein MTVAKPALRPNVPHFSSGPCAKRPGWTPENLKDAALGRSHRAKIGKAKLKLAIDLTREVLEIPADYRIGIVPASDTGAVEMALWSLLGARPVTMIAWESFGEGWVTDVVKQLKLKDVTKLTAGYGDIPDLAKADKNSDIVFTWNGTTSGVRVPNADWIAADREGLTICDATSAAFAQKLDWAKLDVTTFSWQKALGSEGGHGMLILSPRAVARLESYTPAWPMPKIFRMTKGGKLIEGIFVGETINTPSMLALEDYLDALNWAKSLGGLKALMARADANTKVLTDWQAKTPWVDFLAADKSIRSNTSVCLKVVDPAITSLAADAQAAFAKALVALVEKEGAGYDLGAYRDAPPGLRIWCGATVETADVAALTKWLDWAFAETKASLAKAA from the coding sequence ATGACTGTAGCGAAGCCCGCTTTGCGGCCGAACGTGCCGCATTTTTCCTCCGGCCCCTGCGCCAAGCGCCCCGGATGGACCCCCGAAAATCTCAAGGACGCTGCCCTCGGCCGCTCGCATCGCGCGAAGATCGGCAAGGCCAAGCTCAAGCTCGCGATCGACCTGACGCGCGAGGTGCTTGAAATTCCCGCCGATTACCGCATCGGCATCGTGCCTGCGTCCGATACCGGCGCGGTGGAAATGGCGCTGTGGTCGCTGTTGGGTGCACGCCCCGTCACCATGATCGCCTGGGAGTCGTTCGGCGAAGGCTGGGTCACCGACGTGGTGAAGCAGCTCAAGCTCAAGGACGTGACCAAGCTCACCGCCGGTTACGGAGATATTCCGGACCTCGCCAAGGCCGACAAGAATTCCGACATCGTCTTCACCTGGAACGGCACCACCTCCGGCGTGCGCGTGCCGAACGCCGACTGGATCGCGGCGGACCGTGAAGGTCTCACGATCTGCGACGCCACCTCGGCGGCGTTCGCGCAGAAACTCGACTGGGCCAAGCTCGATGTCACCACCTTCTCCTGGCAGAAGGCGCTGGGCAGCGAGGGCGGCCACGGCATGCTGATCCTGTCGCCGCGCGCGGTGGCAAGGCTCGAGAGCTACACGCCGGCATGGCCGATGCCGAAAATCTTCCGCATGACCAAGGGCGGCAAGCTGATTGAAGGCATCTTCGTCGGCGAAACCATCAACACGCCCTCGATGCTGGCGCTGGAGGATTACCTCGACGCGCTCAACTGGGCGAAGTCGCTCGGCGGCCTCAAGGCGTTGATGGCGCGCGCCGACGCCAACACCAAGGTGCTGACCGACTGGCAGGCAAAAACGCCGTGGGTGGATTTCCTCGCGGCCGACAAGTCGATCCGTTCCAACACCTCGGTCTGCCTCAAGGTCGTCGATCCGGCGATCACGTCGCTGGCCGCTGACGCGCAGGCTGCTTTCGCCAAGGCGCTCGTCGCTTTGGTGGAGAAGGAAGGCGCGGGCTATGACCTTGGTGCCTATCGCGATGCGCCCCCCGGCCTTCGCATCTGGTGCGGCGCGACGGTCGAGACCGCCGATGTCGCGGCCCTGACGAAGTGGCTCGACTGGGCCTTTGCCGAGACCAAGGCTTCGCTCGCCAAGGCGGCGTGA